A stretch of the Musa acuminata AAA Group cultivar baxijiao chromosome BXJ2-7, Cavendish_Baxijiao_AAA, whole genome shotgun sequence genome encodes the following:
- the LOC135617576 gene encoding casein kinase 1-like yields the protein MEHVVAGKFKLGKKIGSGSFGELYLGVNIQSGEEVAVKLESVKAKHPQLHYESKLYIHLQGGTGIPHLKWFGVEGEYNVMVIDLLGPSLEDLFNYCNRRFSLKSVLMLADQLINRVEYMHSKGFLHRDIKPDNFLMGLGRKANQVYIIDYGLAKKYRDLQTHKHIPYRENKNLTGTARYASVNTHLGVEQSRRDDLESLGYVLMYFLRGSLPWQGLKAGNKKQKYDRISEKKMLTPVEALCKSYPSEFVSYFHYCRSLRFEDKPDYSSSSCPPHIQAVQKIATRPDGTT from the exons ATGGAGCACGTGGTGGCCGGAAAATTTAAACTTGGCAAAAAGATTGGTAGTGGTTCTTTTGGAGAGCTTTATCTCG GTGTCAACATACAAAGCGGAGAGGAAGTGGCGGTAAAGCTT GAGTCTGTGAAGGCAAAGCATCCTCAACTTCATTATGAGTCAAAGTTGTATATTCATCTCCAAGGAGGAA CTGGAATTCCCCATCTAAAGTGGTTTGGTGTGGAAGGAGAATACAATGTCATGGTCATTGATCTTCTTGGGCCTAGCCTTGAAGACTTGTTCAACTACTGTAACCGGAGGTTTTCACTGAAATCAGTGCTAATGCTTGCTGATCAATTA aTTAACCGAGTTGAGTATATGCACTCAAAGGGGTTTCTGCACCGTGATATAAAGCCAGATAACTTTCTTATGGGCCTTGGTCGTAAAGCAAATCAG GTTTATATCATTGACTATGGCCTTGCAAAGAAATATAGGGATCTTCAAACTCATAAGCACATACCGTACAG GGAGAATAAGAACCTAACAGGAACAGCACGTTATGCAAGTGTTAATACACATCTTGGGGTTG AGCAAAGCCGACGAGATGATTTAGAATCTCTTGGCTATGTTCTTATGTATTTTTTAAGAGGAAG CCTTCCTTGGCAAGGGCTTAAAGCTGGCAATAAAAAGCAGAAGTATGATAGAATTAGTGAAAAGAAAATGCTTACTCCCGTAGAG GCACTTTGCAAGTCATATCCATcagaatttgtatcatacttccaTTACTGTCGATCATTGCGATTTGAGGACAAGCCAGATTATTCCAGCAGTTCATGTCCACCGCACATCCAAGCAGTCCAAAAGATTGCAACTCGACCTGATGGAACGACATGA